One stretch of Sphingomonas rosea DNA includes these proteins:
- the rtcR gene encoding RNA repair transcriptional activator RtcR — translation MKPLVVIGFLGSTLDASKFGPSRWNKWRPTVGLTMHEDLRVDRLILLHGTAHRRLAEAVTEDIASVSPETQVEPRLLDFNDPWDFEEVYGKLLDFARAEPFDPEIEDYLVHITTGTHVAQICLFLLTEARYLPGKLLQTQPERGTASPVGSWTTIDLDLSRYDSIATRFAAASAESTSFLKSGIDTRSATFNRMIDEIERVALRSKAPVLLMGPTGAGKSLLARRIYELKKLKHQVAGPFVEVNCATLKGDGAMSALFGHRKGAFTGAVAERPGLLRAADRGMLFLDEIGELGLDEQAMILRAVEDKRFLPVGADKETASEFQLIAGTNRDLGEAVANGSFRDDLYARLNLWTFTLPGLADRREDIEPNLDYELDRFAEREGERASFNKEARQRYLAYATGPEASWPGNFRDLAASVTRMATLSPKGRIDLACVDAEIARLQRNWSGQAGAAADDLASLLDAEALAGIDPFDRVQLAETVRVCRRSRSLSEAGRALFAASRSRRTSANDADRLRKYLARFGLDWATVTAG, via the coding sequence ATGAAGCCGCTGGTGGTGATCGGATTTCTCGGCTCCACGCTCGATGCGAGCAAGTTCGGCCCGTCGCGGTGGAACAAGTGGCGTCCGACGGTCGGCCTCACCATGCACGAGGACCTGCGCGTCGACCGCCTGATCCTCCTCCACGGCACCGCGCACCGCCGGCTCGCCGAGGCCGTCACCGAGGACATCGCGTCGGTGTCACCCGAAACGCAGGTCGAACCGCGCCTGCTCGACTTCAACGATCCCTGGGACTTCGAGGAAGTCTACGGCAAGCTCCTCGACTTCGCCCGCGCCGAGCCGTTCGATCCCGAGATCGAGGACTACCTCGTCCACATCACCACCGGCACCCATGTCGCGCAGATCTGCCTGTTCCTGCTGACCGAAGCGCGATACCTGCCCGGCAAGCTGCTCCAGACGCAGCCCGAACGCGGCACGGCCAGCCCGGTCGGGAGCTGGACGACCATCGACCTCGACCTGTCGCGCTACGACAGCATCGCCACGCGCTTCGCAGCGGCCAGCGCCGAGAGCACCTCGTTCCTGAAGTCGGGAATCGATACCCGGAGCGCCACCTTCAACCGCATGATCGACGAGATCGAGCGCGTCGCGCTGCGCTCCAAGGCGCCGGTGCTGCTGATGGGCCCGACGGGGGCGGGCAAGAGCCTGCTGGCGCGGCGCATCTACGAACTGAAGAAGCTCAAGCACCAGGTCGCCGGCCCCTTCGTCGAGGTGAATTGTGCGACGCTGAAAGGCGACGGCGCGATGTCGGCGCTGTTCGGGCACCGCAAGGGCGCCTTCACCGGCGCCGTTGCCGAGCGGCCGGGCCTGCTTCGCGCCGCCGATCGCGGCATGCTGTTCCTCGACGAGATCGGCGAACTGGGCCTCGACGAACAGGCGATGATCCTGCGCGCAGTCGAGGACAAGCGCTTCCTGCCCGTCGGCGCCGACAAGGAGACGGCGTCCGAATTCCAGTTGATCGCGGGCACCAACCGGGATTTGGGAGAAGCCGTCGCGAACGGCAGCTTCCGCGACGATCTCTATGCCCGGCTCAATTTGTGGACGTTCACCCTCCCGGGACTGGCCGACCGCCGCGAGGATATCGAACCCAATCTCGACTATGAGCTCGATCGTTTCGCGGAACGCGAGGGAGAGCGCGCGAGCTTCAACAAGGAAGCCCGCCAACGCTATCTTGCCTATGCGACGGGCCCGGAGGCGAGCTGGCCCGGCAATTTCCGCGACCTGGCGGCGAGCGTGACGCGCATGGCGACGCTGAGCCCCAAAGGCCGGATCGACCTTGCCTGCGTCGACGCCGAAATCGCGCGGCTGCAGCGAAACTGGTCGGGCCAGGCCGGCGCGGCGGCCGACGACCTTGCGAGCCTGCTCGATGCTGAAGCCCTCGCGGGGATCGATCCGTTCGATCGCGTCCAGCTCGCCGAGACCGTCCGCGTCTGCCGCCGCAGTCGATCGCTCTCGGAAGCCGGCCGCGCGCTGTTCGCCGCCTCGCGGAGCCGACGGACCTCCGCCAACGATGCCGACCGCCTGCGCAAATATCTTGCCCGCTTTGGCCTCGACTGGGCAACGGTCACCGCCGGCTGA